A window from Camelus dromedarius isolate mCamDro1 chromosome 9, mCamDro1.pat, whole genome shotgun sequence encodes these proteins:
- the IGLON5 gene encoding igLON family member 5 has translation MPPPAPGARLRLLAAAALAGLAVISRGLLSQSLEFSSPADNYTVCEGDNATLSCFIDEHVTRVAWLNRSNILYAGNDRWTSDPRVRLLTNTPEEFSILITQVGLGDEGLYTCSFQTRHQPYTTQVYLIVHVPARIVNISSPVTVNEGSNVNLLCLAVGRPEPTVTWRQLRDGFTSEGEILEISDIQRGQAGEYECVTHNGVNSAPDSRRVLVTVNYPPTITDVTSARTALGRAALLRCEAMAVPPADFQWYKDDRLLSSGTAEGLKVQTERTRSMLLFANVSARHYGNYTCRAANRLGMSSASMRLLRPGSLENSAPRPPGPLILLSALGWLWWRM, from the exons ATGCCCCCCCCTGCGCCCGGGGCCCGGCTCCGGCTtctcgccgccgccgccctgGCCGGCCTGGCCGTCATCAGCCGAG GGCTGCTCTCCCAGAGCCTGGAGTTCAGCTCGCCAGCAGACAACTACACGGTGTGTGAAGGTGACAACGCCACCCTCAG CTGCTTCATCGATGAGCATGTGACCCGAGTGGCCTGGCTGAACCGCTCCAACATCCTGTACGCGGGCAACGATCGCTGGACCAGCGACCCACGGGTGCGGCTGCTCACCAACACGCCGGAGGAGTTCTCCATCCTCAtcacccaggtggggctgggcgaTGAGGGCCTCTACACCTGCTCCTTCCAGACCCGCCACCAGCCGTACACCACTCAGGTCTACCTCATCGTCCACG TCCCCGCCCGCATCGTGAATATCTCTTCGCCCGTGACGGTGAATGAGGGGAGCAATGTGAACCTGCTCTGCCTGGCTGTGGGGCGGCCGGAGCCCACGGTCACCTGGAGGCAGCTCCGAG ACGGCTTCACCTCCGAGGGGGAGATCCTTGAGATTTCCGACATCCAACGGGGCCAAGCCGGAGAATACGAGTGCGTGACTCACAACGGGGTGAACTCTGCACCCGACAGTCGCCGCGTGCTGGTCACAGTCAACT ATCCTCCGACCATCACAGACGTGACCAGTGCCCGAACGGCCCTAGGCCGGGCCGCCCTCCTGCGCTGCGAAGCCATGGCCGTGCCTCCAGCGGATTTCCAGTGGTACAAGGATGACCGACT GCTGAGCAGTGGCACGGCCGAGGGCCTGAAGGTGCAGACGGAGCGCACCCGCTCGATGCTTCTCTTCGCCAACGTGAGCGCCCGGCATTACGGCAACTACACGTGTCGCGCAGCCAACCGGCTGGGAATGTCCAGCGCCTCCATGCGGCTCCTGC GCCCAGGATCCCTGGAGAACTCGGCCCCGAGGCCCCCAGGGCCCCTGATCCTCCTCTCCGCCCTGGGCTGGCTGTGGTGGAGGATGTAG